In Drosophila subpulchrella strain 33 F10 #4 breed RU33 chromosome X, RU_Dsub_v1.1 Primary Assembly, whole genome shotgun sequence, the DNA window ttaaaatttaatttactatATAAGCTGGaactatttatatataataaaaaaaaagtatttaaattttattggaaaatattttagtttccttaatttttgtaaaatttttaataattttcataattttatttcttacaTGGCATTTTCCCAAGGCAATAATAAAGTATTGTCAtcgttaaatttttttaacagtCCATATTAATATTATGTTTCTTTGTTAACGTTAACGTTTCAACATAAAATATCtcttataaaaaattacttcTGTTTTTTCCAGAGTGACCCAGCGGAGTAGCTTGAAATCGAGAGAATACCACTGCTGCAGCCAGCCAGACAGGCCTTAATCTCCACCAGAAACTGTTCAGCTCCAGAACCCCCGATCCCCCGACCATAGACACATAAAGTACCACCAATAAGCCCTGGGAAAAATGAGTGTGGTGGGCAAGCAACTGAATCCCGTGCAATCCTCCAATGCAGCTGCCGTGGCCACAGCGTCCTCCTCGGCCGCAGGATCCTCCTCGGCCGGCAGCGGAGTGGAGGCCAATGGCGGCAGTGGAGGAGCCGCGGGAGCTGCCGCATCGGGCGGCGCCTCCAATGACTCCAAACGAGCTGCGGAACCATCCAGCGTGAGTCCCGATGAGGTGCTTCACCTGACCAAGATCACGGACGACTATCTCTGCTCCGCCAATGCAAATGTGTTCGAGATTGACTTCACGCGGTTTAAGATTCGCGATCTGGAGAGCGGTGCCGTGCTCTTCGAGATCGCCAAGCCGCCAAGCGAGCAATATCCGGACGGACTGTCCGTGGAGGAGACCATGCTGGCGGCAGCCGAGGAACTGTCGCTGGAGGACACTGCCGATCCAAATGCCGGACGCTATGTGCGCTATCAGTTCACACCGGCATTTCTCAACCTCAAAACAGTGGGAGCCACGTGCGTTGCATTGtattttattctaaatatCTCTTTATCATTGTCTATCTTTGATTTCAGTGTGGAGTTCACTGTGGGCAGCCAGCCTGTCAATAACTTCCGCATGATCGAACGCCACTTCTTCCGCGATCGCCTGCTAAAGACCTTTGACTTTGAGTTTGGCTACTGCATTCCATATTCGAAGAACACGTGCGAGCACATCTACGAGTTTCCTAACCTTCCACCCGACCTAGGTGAGCCACTTTACATAATTCCAGCACAGCCCAGCCAGCAGCCAAGTGCAAGTGGCTGCCAAAATTTAAGGGGTTTGTGGGTCAAGGTCGTTTTCGTTTGGTGCTTGCAAGAAGAGGGTTGCCCATGGCACATTAATGGGCTGTTATTTGCCAGTTTACTTTGAATGCCTACCACCTATCTGTGTATCTAtcattaatatttttctacaATTTTATTGAATGTAAAGCCTGAAGATTCTGATTGCAAAAAAGATTGTTGAATGTAGCATAGTTATGTGGGCTTATCAGATTTGTTTACACTGTCATAATCGTTGTTAAAAAAGTACAATTTAAATGGATTTTCTAATAACTAAGGTTACAAATATTCTGAAAAGCTTGTTTCTAATGgtatttgtaaatatttgaggacgaaaaaattatgttttcaATATTATTACTACAATAGCTCATCTGTTCATCGCATATTAACTATATCACTAATACCTACATTTATTTTACCATTTTCAGTGGCTGAGATGATATCGAGCCCCTTTGAGACGCGCTCGGACAGCTTTTACTTTGTGGAAAACCGACTCGTCATGCACAACAAAGCCGACTACGCCTACGATGGCGGCATTATAGTCTAGAAACCCAACTAATGTGGATCTACAACTAGAGCAAAACTAATAACTAAAGAACTAAAAACTACAAATGCTGTGAGACAAAATCAATGACTTGTCACACACACGAAACACTCGAAACACCCACTCAAAACTCAAAAACGAAAGGGTTACACtcaaattgaaaattgaaaatggaaaattgaaaatcaacaatcacacacactcacaaacacatcgaatcgaatcgaggAATATTATCACAGCCATTTTAGCCTTAGCACAAGAGTTTTACCCACCATTCCTGTTTGATGTATTTAGCAAGGATAATAACTCCTGTACACACtaacacaaacaaacaaaacaaacaaacaaacaaacacacactGAAGCACGCGGACTGTGTTCATTTATCAATGATTTCAACTTt includes these proteins:
- the LOC119557759 gene encoding protein unc-119 homolog; the encoded protein is MSVVGKQLNPVQSSNAAAVATASSSAAGSSSAGSGVEANGGSGGAAGAAASGGASNDSKRAAEPSSVSPDEVLHLTKITDDYLCSANANVFEIDFTRFKIRDLESGAVLFEIAKPPSEQYPDGLSVEETMLAAAEELSLEDTADPNAGRYVRYQFTPAFLNLKTVGATVEFTVGSQPVNNFRMIERHFFRDRLLKTFDFEFGYCIPYSKNTCEHIYEFPNLPPDLVAEMISSPFETRSDSFYFVENRLVMHNKADYAYDGGIIV